The Candidatus Kryptoniota bacterium DNA segment CCGACTATTCCGACGGCTTTCATCAGCCTGAGATCACTCCGTCCTCTTCAATCCGTTCCCATTCGGCTTTCCAATTGGGAAGGTGAAGTCCCCACTCGCCGCATTTCAATCTGACTTCTTCTGAAAACGCTTTTCTCACATCGTCGTTGTCTCTTTGCTTCAATCCGTATTTCCTGTAAACCTGGTTGCGATTTGTTTTCGGCTTTCCGAATATGTTCATCGTACGCGGGTACCATCTTTCGAGTGCGGACTGGATCTCCGCCCTGGTCGGCTTGTCGAGGGCCATCTTCTTCACCCAGTAATCGCCGTGGTTGACATGCATCATTTCTTCCTTGAAGATGCGTTCGATCTCCCTCTTCCACGGGCCGTAAGTAGACTTTTTCACGTCTTCAAGCTGGTGACCCGCGCCGCGGTCCATGCAGAACTGAAACATCACAAAATCGGCCCATGAGTCTATCGGATAATAAAAAATATTTACTCTCCTGTCGTCAGCAGCTCGCCTGTCCTTCAGGTCGTCGCCCTTAGTCTCGATGCGGAGGGTATAGTCATGCTTCGATACGTGCGAGTCGACATCGATGCCGATGTCTTCAAGAAGTCTGTACATCGCGCGCGCGTGACGGACTTCATCTTTCACGATATTAGCGACGGCAAGTTTCTCCTCGGTTGTCGGCGCCTGCATGATCCAGGGAACGTAGCCGAATGCGCCGGCGAGTTCAGAGTCCGCCTGCTGCAGCATTAGATTGACGAGGTTGAGATAATAATCATCGCTCATCTCGTCGGTTGTCTCAATCGATTCACCCTTTCTAAATTTCTCCAACATCCGATTTTCGCGCTCACTGTTGGCGAGACGCGACGGATTCCTGTATGACAGAGGATTTGTGTCCGTCATGATTTCTTCCTCTCTATCTTTTGCGTCACGGCTTGTAGGCCGCGGCCGCGCCTTTCTCCGGAACTCAGGCGGTCATCTTCCCCTGAATTTCGGGGACCGTTTTTCAACAAATGCCCGGATCGCTTCGCTCGAATCGTCCGTTCGTCCGGCAATTTCCTGCAAGTACGTCTCGTATTCAAGGCTTTCCTCGAGCGATCTTCCGGAGGAACGGTTCATCATTTTCTTAATCATCGAGTATGCCACGGTCGGGCCGCTGGCAAACTGGTGCAATATTTTTCCTGACTCGGAGGCAAACGCGTCGGATGCGAAAACCCTGTTGACAAGTCCCAATTGGAGCGCTTCATCTGCTGCGACGTCATTTCCGAGAGCGGCCAGTTCGAACGCCTTCTTCTGTCCGATGATTGCCGGGAGGAAGAAGCTCGAGCCGGAGTCCGGCACCAGTCCGATTTTCACGAAAGCCTGTATGAATTTCGCGTCCGAACTCATGATTATGAAATCGCATGCCAGGGCGAGGCTCATTCCAGCGCCGGCGGCCACTCCGTTCACAAGCGCGACAACCGGCTTACGCATCGAGGTAATCTGCCGGATGATCGGATTATACCGCCGCCTCAGCGAATCTGCGAATGACCTTCCGGGCGAAACTTCTTTCAGATCCTGTCCCGCGGAGAATGCGCGCCCGTTCCCCGTGATGGAGACACACCTGACATTTTCGTCCTTTGAAAAATCTCTGAGGACTGAAAATATTTCTTCGGTCATCTCCTCGTTAAATGCGTTGAGCGAGTCGGGCCTGTTCAGCGTCAGTCGACCGACTCCTTCGCCCGACTCAACGAGGATAGTCTGGAGTTCAGCCATGGGCATAAGCCGGTGTGCCCGGGAGTTTAAATTTCCGAAGATAGTTGAGTACCGAACGCATATCCTTCGGGAGTTCGGACTCAAACGTAACCCGCTTGCCGGATTTGGGATCCATGAATGAAATCGACTCCGCGTGAAGTGCTGTCCTCGAGAGAAGCGGTTTCTCGTCGCCTTCGGAGAAATAGCGCGATTTGACCTGGGAAAGGAAGAATGGCCTGCCGTCCCCGTAAACCTTATCGCACATTACCGGAAGTCCAATAGACGCGAGGTGTACCCTGATCTGATGAGTTCTCCCGCTTTCGGGTTTTGCTTCCACAAGGGCGTACCCATTGAACATTTCGACGACCTTGTAATTTGTAACCGAAGGTTTCCCGTGTTTCTTGTTAATCTTCATAACGCCCGGATGTGTCTGGCTTTCAGAAATGGGGGCCTCTATTTTCCCCTCGGCCTCATCGGGATTCCCAACCGCGATCGCGACGTATCTCTTTTCAACTTCCCTTCCTTCAAACTGGGTGTTAAGTGCCGCATGAGTTTCGGCGTTCTTCGCGAATATTATCGTCCCGCTTGTTTCCTTGTCTATCCGGTGTACCACGAAGATCTCGCCGAATTCCTCCTTCAGCATGTTATACAGGTTTATCAGCGATTGGTTGTACCTGTCGGGAAGCACGAGAAGATGGGCCGGTTTATTGATCACGATGATGTTATCATCTTCGAACACGATCTCGCCGTTCCTCGATCTTATCACGAAATCAAGTTTTCGCTTCATGGGACCACTCATTCCAGAAATCATTTTCCTTTCCAGCGGGGTTTCCGTTTTTCCGAAAACGCTTTCATACCTTCCTTCTGATCCTCGCTCGAAAAGAGCATATAGAAATTTTTTCGTTCAAACTCGAGACCTTCCTTGAGCGGCAGCTCGAAGCTTTTCAGCACGGATTCCTTCGCAAGTTTCACAGCTGACGCCGGCTTCGAGGCAATGAGAAGCGCGAGCTTCTTCGCTTCATCGAGAAGAAGTTCGTCGGGTACGACTTTATTGACCAGGCCGCGCAGCGCTGCTTCTTCCGCGCCGATAGTCTCTCCGGTCAGAACTATTTCCATCGCCCTGTATTTTCCAACAGTTCTCGCGAGCCTTTGGGTTCCTCCCGCTCCCGGGATTACACCGATATTGATCTCCGGCTGTCCGAACTTCGCCGACTCGGAGGCGATAATAATGTCGCACGTCATCGCAAGCTCGCAGCCGCCACCGAGAGCGAAGCCGCTCACTGCGGCAATGATCGGCTTCTTGATTCGTCTTATCCTTTCCCAGACACTGAAGTTGTCACGGGTGAGCATTTCAATGGTTCCCGATTCGGCCATCTCTTTTATATCTGCACCTGCTGCGAACGCTTTCTCGTTCCCCGTTATCACAATGCAATTGATTTTCGTATCCGCGTCGAGTTCTTCGAGACAATTTGCGAGCTCAATCATCAGCCCGTGATTTAGCGCGTTGAGCACTTCGGGACGATGAAGCTGCACAATAGCAATTGGTTCTTCTATGGTGAGGATGACGCTTTGGCCAACAGGATACTTCCGAGTCTCCATCAACGCTCCGATGTTGGTGTGCACGCAAATTTAGATCGGACTTAAAAAAGAAACAAGAGTAGGCGCTGGATAGTGACGGAAGAATCGGAACTCCACATTCAAAGAAAATCAGGTTGAGAGGATTCCGCACGAAGATGTGTGAAGTCCGGCCTAATGTAATATTGCCCAAATTCAGAACGGCAGGATTGCAATTTCGGCCAAAACAGTTGTTCCTTGAATCCTTTCCTTTTAATTTCCTCGCATATCATATCAATTGATGGGTGGCTGAAATGAAAAGGTCTGCTCTTTTTTTGTTCGCTGTCCTGTCATATCTCCCCGGGACAGTTACTTCACAACAAACGAATGAACCGTTGAGAGTCCTTTCCGCGACTCCGAGCGGGGCGACAGAGACCCGCGACCAGTCTCACGCAATCGTCGTCATCTTCAACAAGGCGATGGTTCCACTTCAGGAAGTCCCGGTGGGCGAAGGGTCGGGTCCGCTTGTCATCGAGCCGCAAATAAAGGGACGGTATCGATGGCTTGGAACGACCACGCTGACATTCTGGCCGAACGACACCCTCCCCTATGCAACTGCGTACACCGCGCGTGTGCCGGCCGGAACAAAGGCGCTGGACGGGAGCACGCTCAGCCAGGATTACACCTGGACATTCGAAACGCCTCGTCCACAATTAATCAGAACACTCCCCAGGGACAATGCAACGTATATACGGCCGGAGACAAAGATTTATTTACAGTTCAACGAGCCGATGGATCCGTCGCGTGCCGCGCCATACATATCGATAATGAAATCCAACGGCACCGTCCTGATGACGGTTCCGTCACAGGTTAGGTATCCAACTGGCGACGAGCTCGACAAGTTCGGATGGGACAACCTCGCGAAAAATATTCTGCTCGTCGTTCCGACGGACAAGCTGGAAGGTGGATCCAAGTACTTCGTTCAACTTAAGGCAGGACTTCCCGGTGTCGTGGGGAATCTCGGGCTCGCGGCTGACAAGGTTATTACATTTTCGACTCCGGGCGATTTCAAATTCGAGGGTTTAAGTAGTGAGAGCATCAGACCTGATGGAGCTCTGACACTCGTGTTCTCAAACCCGGTTGACATGAAGGAGCTGGTACAGCATTTATCGTTCAGTCCGGGAATCGAGATTCCGTCCGAATATTCCGAAGGGTATTACGGAACGCGGACGCGCACGTCGCTTTATCTCGATTTCTTGCCGGACACAACCTATTCCCTTAAGATCGACGGCGCGTTGAAGGATGAATTTGGAAATTCCCTGGGACAGGATATATCCGTTTCTTTCTCGACGGGTTCATACACCTCGAGGCTCTACATGGCAGGCGGCGAAGGAACCATTGAGGCGTATGGCAAGATGCGATATCCGATTGCCGTAAGAAATTTGGAGAGTTTCAGACTGCGGCTGGCATCGATTCCTGTAGACAGCGTTATACCTTACTTCATATCCGGTCATTTCGACCAGTGGGTAAATGTGGACCGGAAAGTGGATTTGAAGATTAAGAACAACACCCTCTCGCATATCACGTTCAAAGCCGACGAACCGTTGGGCGGAAAGAAGTTCGGGTTTATCGGTGCAGAAATCAGCGAGCCGGTACCGGCTATCAACGACTTCGGACCTTCGAGCGCATTTCTGCAGGTGACGAGTCTCGGGATTACAGCCAAGTTTTCGCCGGAAAATAATCTCGTCTGGGTCACACATTTGCAGGATACGAAACCGGTAGCAGGTGCCGAGGTACAGGTAAGGGACGATCAAAACAGAGTTCTGTGGAAAGGCTCGACCGATACTTCAGGGCTTGCAACAACACCGGGTTGGGGTACACTCGGAATGAAACCGAAAGAGTATCAACAGCCTCGCATATGGATCTTCGCACGCGAGGGGGAAGACTGGGCTTTTACACGAAATGAAGAAGGAACCGGTATCGATCCATGGAGATTCGGCATCAATTACGACTGGCGCCCCCAATACCAGAGCCTCTCGGGCACTGTATTCACTGACCGGGGTTTGTACCGGGCCGGCGAGGAGGTCCAGATTAAGGGAATCGTCAGACAAAGAATATCGGATGACTGGAAATTGCCGGTAGGAAGAAAAGTCCTCGTCGCAGTAATGGACCCGATGAACGAAGAGGTCCAAACCGACACGATGACCGTCTCTCCTTTCGGATCATTCGATCTCTCCTTCGAGATGAGTCCCAACGCTCATCTCGGCGACTACAGGATACATGTCTTCACCAGGAAGTCGGGGCTCGAGTACGGAGGTTCCGAATACGATTACGAAGACGAAGATCAGAAGAAGAGTCCTGAAGGGATGATCGAAGTCGCGTCGGGTAGTTTCCGTGTCGAAGCATTTCGACCCGCTGAATCCGAAGTGAGCGTACGTTTCCTCGCAAACGGCACTCCCGATCAGCCGTCTTATACGATGGGCGACACCGCACGCGGAACTATTTCGGCGAGGTATCTTTTCGGCGCGCCGATGAGGAACGACAAGGTATCATGGGCACTCCGTGCGTTTCCAGGATCATTCGATCCGCCCGGTTATCCGGATTACTCATTCGGTCCATCATGGTGGGACGTAGAAAGAAGCGAGACGATGCTCGCATCAGTCGACACGACACTCGATGACCACGGAATGCTTGCGATCAGTTTTCCCATTGGAAAGGATCGGCTCAAGGGGACGCAGAATCTTCTTCTCGAGGCGACTGCCACCTCTCAAAGCAGACGAAGTGTGACAGGAAGGGCGAGTGTTTTGCTTCACGGTGGACAATTCTATATCGGCATAAGAGAGTCCAATTTCTTCAACAAGCTCGGCGACACTTTGCGTTTCGATCTAATTGCGTCGCGGCCAGACGGATCGCTTATCCAGGGAGAAGACCTTCATGTCTCGATTGTAAAGCGGCAGTGGATCTCGGTCCGAAGGGCAGAGACCGACGGCCGTTACTACTGGCAGACGGACAAGATTGATTCAATCTTGCAGGATTTCACAGTACCGTCCGGCAGTTCCCCGCGAGAAGGAGAATACGTTCCCAAGCATGCCGGATATTACCTGATAAACGTTCGCTCGACGGATTCGATGGGCAACCCGATAGAATCAGGAAACGACTTCTATGTGACGGGTTCCAGCTACATTGCCTGGCAGCGCTCCGATGATGACCGTATCGATCTTGTCTCAGATCGGAAAAGCTACAAGCCATTCGACGTTGCGCACGTGATGGTTAAATCTCCTTACGAGAACGCGCGAGCGCTGGTGACGGTCGAACGCGACGGAATATTGAGGCAGTGGACAACGACGCTCGTCGGGAGTGCACCCGACATAAGGATTCCAATCACAAAGAGTGATCTTCCGAATATCTTCGTATCGGTGGTCCTCCTACAGGGCCGTGTAGCAGTACAGGAAGTGAACGCGCGGGGCGAGGACATCGGGCGGCCGTCATTCAAGATCGGGTATATTAACCTTCCGGTGGATGCCGGGACTCAACACCTGGGTGTTTCGGTTGTGACAGATAAGGACAACTATCACCCCGGTGACTCTGTAGAAGTTTCGATTAATGTTAAGAATGCTTCAGGCGCAGGGACCGCAGCAGAAGTTGTGCTTAGCGTCGCCGACATGGGTGTACTTAATCTCATCAACTACGCTTTGCCCGACCCCTTCGAGACTTTCTTCGGACCGCGAGAGCTCGGCGTGACAACGTCTGAGACGATCGTCCATCTTGTCCAGCAGCGTTCCTACGGTGAAAAAGGAGAAGATGAAGGCGGCGGCGGAATGTCGCTTTCAGAAATTCAGATGAGAGGCGATTTCAGATTTACCGCTTATTGGAAGGCGTCAATTATCACGGACGAAAAAGGAACGGCGAAAATCAGATTCAAACTCCCGGACAACCTGAGCCAGTTCAAAGTCATGGCCGTCGCGTTGACGATGGGTTCCGAATTCGGATGCGGGACAAGCACGTTCCGTGTGAACAAGGAATTCCTGCTTCAGGCTGCGTTGCCGAGATTCGCGCGCGTCGGCGACAGGTTCAGCGCCGGGGTTCTCGCTACAAACTACTCCAAAGAGCCCGGCACCGTTGTCCTCCTCGCTTCCGTGGACAAGAACCTGATTCTTTCGGGAAAGGATACGATGACGTTTTCACTGGAACCTGGCGCGAGCAAAGAGATCAGATTCGATTATCAGGCACCGGAGCAAATCGGTCCAGCGACTTTCAACTTCCAGGCGGCGATGGGAAAGTTCACCGACGGACTGACCATCACAATTCCTGTTGAAGTCCCAAGGATGAAGGAATCGGACGCACTTTACGAGAGCACCCAGGATTCCGCGAATGAATCGATAATCGTTCCGCAGGATATTCATCCTGGTCTCGGAGAAATCCAGCTTACGGCGGCATCCACAGCACTCGGCGGGTTGGAGAACAGCGTTAATTACCTGATCACGTATCCTTACGGCTGTCTTGAGCAGAGACTCTCCTGCGTCCTTCCCATAATACTCGGGGAAGACATGGTCAAGGCTTTCAAGCTGAACGTTCTCGAAGGAAAAGACATGAGGGCAGTCGCGCAGGGTGTCATCGACGAGATTTCCCGTTTCCAGACGGGCGATGGCGGCTTCGCATACTGGAAAGGCGACCCGTACTCCTATCCATATCTCACTGGTTACGCGGTAATGGTTCTCGGCAAGGCGGTGGATCGGGGATACAGCGTTGACAAGGAAGTTTTGGATAATGCCGTAAAATACTGCAGCAATTATCTGAGAGACATTCAGAATCAAAAGTACGTTCCTGGCGGAGAGCCGTGCCGCCTGGCGACCCGGGCGTTGATTGTCTACGCGCTTGCCTGTGTCGGCCATCCGGAGCCGGCGTATGTCGAACAGCTGTACGTCTCGAGGAACACGCTTCCGCTCTTTGCGAAAGCTTTCCTTCTCGAGGCCATACACAAAGGAAACGGAAATTCAGGAGCGATGTTCGGCATGCAAAACGAGATTACGAGAGCTCTCCTGAACATGGCCAAGTTCGATGGGACAACGGCGCATTTCGAAGAACCCGACTGGGAGGGACTGAAGTGGGTCTTCAGCACAAACACGAGGACGACCGCGATAATACTTCAGGCGCTGCTCGAGACCGGATATCGCGATCCGTTCCTTGCGAAAGTCACAAGCTGGATCATGCGCGAAGGCAAGATCGGGAGATGGCGATCGACACAGGAAAATATTTACGTAGTTGCAGCGCTGTCGGATTATTTCTCTGCCTTCGAGAAAGAGAATCCGGATTTCACCGCCCACATTTCGATTGCAGGCCGGAAAATCCTGGACTCGATGTTCAAGGGACGAGAGTTCAAGACAGTGGCGGAGTCTGTGCCCCTTGGCGAGTTCACGAAGGACAAAGCTCTACCCATCAGCATTAAGAAAAGCGGCGCCGGGAGACTCTACTACGGCATCCGAATGAATTACTATCCGAAGAGAGACACGCTCTACCGCGATGAAGGAATCGCAGTACTGAAGGTGATCACGACGGCAGACGGCAAGCCGGCACAGAAATCGGCAGACGGAGAGTATTTGCTTTCAGCCGGATCGATGTACAAAGTGACCATCACAGTTGTGGTGGCGCAGGAGAGAAATTTTGTGGTAGTCGACGATCCGATACCTGCGGGTACTGAAACCGTGAATCTGACCTTCGACACCGAAAGCGGATTTCTCAGTGAGGGCCTGGATAATCCTGACGAATATGAAACCGAATACTGGTCGGGCGGATTCAACCATGTCGAACAGAAAGACGACCGCGTGCTTCTTTTCGCGAATACCCTTGACGCGGGAACACATTATCATTCTTATCTGGTGCGGGCCGCGACGTACGGGACATTCTCGATGCCGTCGACCCACGCGGAAGAGATGTATGCACCGGACGTTTTCGGTCAGACTGTGCACGGGACAGTGATCGTTAAATGAGAAGGCTGATCAGACTTCTCAGGCTAAGACCTCTTGAAAGCGGCGTGATGATTGCCGCTGCCGCTTTCATTTTTTCTTTTTTTGTTCCAATACCAGAGGAAGATCTGTCGCCTCTTCCAGTAATATCCATGCGCATCACAGACAGAAACGACAGAACCCTGAGAGAGGTCCTGTCTGACCAAGGAGGAAGAGCGTACTGGCTCCGCCCGGATGAAATTCCAAAACACTTGATCGATGCTACGATCGCAGCTGAGGACAGGTATTTCTATTCGCACCCCGGGATAAATCCATTCTCAATTGCGAGAGCTTTCGTCCAGGATATCAGGTCAAGACGGTTTGTCGCCGGCGGATCGACGATCACCCAGCAGGTTGTGAGAAACATATACCATGAGCCGCGGACAATATTCGGGAAGATGATCGAGGGCTGGCGGGCAATCCGGCTGGAGAAGACTATCTCCAAAAAGGACATCATCGTCGAGTATCTCAACCGCGTTCCCTACGGAAACGGCACATACGGGATTGAGGCGGCATCGCGCCTCTACTTTGGAATGCCTGCAGCTCACCTATCTCTCGCACAGTCCGCATTCCTCGCCGGCCTTCCAAATTCACCTAGTATGTCCAATCCATACAAGGGAATCGACAAAGCAAAGAGACGACAGCTGATCATTCTTAAGCGAATGCTCTCGGAAAATTACATCACGAAAGAGGAATGCGGGCGTGCAGCGGACGAACGAATAATTTTGCAGGATCCCGACCGCCAGCTGAGGGCCCCGCATTTTACTGAGATGGTTCTGAACTCAATTCCCGCGGACGAACGGTCCCGGATCTCTTCGATCAGAACTACGCTCGACTACGAGATCCAAAACACGGTAGAGATTCTTCTCAAGGGACATATTGCGTCTCTCCGGAAGTCACATGTCACAAACGGATCGGTTGTTGTCATTGACAATTTGACGGGTGAAGTGATAGCTCTCGCGGGATCGGTGGACTATTTCGATTCACTTCATGACGGTCAGTTCAACGGTGCTCTGGCGAAGAGGCAGCCTGGCTCGGCGCTGAAGCCGTTCGTGTACGGCCTAGCGTTGGAAGCAGGAATGACCGCTGCAGAAGTGCTCCCGGACATCCCTTTCGCCGCTCCGACCCAAAACGGCACTTTCGTTCCGCAAAACTACGACAGAAGGTTTCACGGGCCGGTCAGGTTAAGGACGGCGCTCGGCTGTTCGTACAATGTCCCCGCGGTGAGGGTGGCTGACAAGCTCGGGCTTGATGCCGTCCTCGCGAAATTTCACGACGCCGGCCTGGCATCGCTCGACAGGCCCGCGTCATACTACGGTCTCGGCCTTGCGCTTGGAGATGGTGAAGTGACGCTTCTTGAGCTGACAAGAGCGTACTCCATGCTGGCACGCAGCGGGAATTATATTCCGGATAAAATCATACTCGCAATAAGAAACATTAACGGAGTCGAGAAACCTTTCACCTCACCCGACAGTTCCGTGCCGGCTGGAGTCGCGAGGAGCGTGTTCTCACCGCAAGTGGCTTACATCATCACGAGCATACTCAGCGACGAGGACGCCCGCGCCCCGGCATTCGGGATAGATTCGCCGGTGAGTCTGCCGTTCCCCTGCGCCGTGAAAACGGGAACTTCCAAGGACTATAAAGACAATTGGACGGTTGGATTTACACCCAGATGGACGGTCGGCGTATGGGCAGGCAACTTCGACGCTAAACCGATGCGAACCATTTCAGGGATTACCGGTGCCGGTATGCTATTCAGGGATGTCATGCTTTACCTCGAACAATCGGGGAACTGGTCGGGCTTCCGTGTTCCAGAGGGGATCGTTCACGTGAAAGTCTGTGCGCTCTCAGGAAAACTCCCGGGGAACGCGTGTACCGGCACCATGGATGAAGTGTTCATTCGAGGAACTGAACCGACTGAAACGTGCGACATGCACCTGAAGATTCTTGTAGATGCACGGACAGGAGAGCCCGCCCGTGGGCCGATCCGCGGAAGATCGCTTCTGACAGAGACCATCGAGGTACTGCCGCCCAGCTATGATTCCTGGCTCGAGCAGCGGGAGGAGGGACGCCGCAATCGGCTTCCGGTACCAGGACCGCGTGCGCGTCTCGGGACGCCGGTCAGTTCGACCGGGGATCTTCAGCGGCCGGCTGCCGTCGAGTTCGGAATCTCAGCGCCGGAAAATGGAGCGGTCTTCAAAATCGATCCGTCACTCAGAAGAGAATTTCAAATGCTGGATGTGGCTGTCGTCGCCGGTCCAGCGTACCATGATGTCAAACTGCTCGTCGACGGCAAATTGTACGCTGAATTATCGGATACCAAGATAGCGCGCTGGGCATTGTTACCGGGAGGACACGCGTTCAGCATCATCGCCGAAAGAAAAAACAAGACCGTGAGAAGTTCAACCGTGCGGATTACCGTGAACTAGCGCTTGATAGTCTGCTGCCGGTACTGCGATCGCTGCGATTCTTCGAAATACGTTTATCTTCCTTCGTATCGGGAGATCCGGCCGATCAGAGAGGCGCCCGCCAATTCTTTTACCCCTCAAATTATTTTCGCTTCCCCGAACCAACGGCGCGCAAAATTGCTCTCCCGACTTTCCTTTCTCCTGATCTTCAGATTCCCCAACTTAGCGACAAGTTGAAGATTGTCGGGAGCTGGTACACTACGTCGCCGGTAATATTGTTAATGTAGAACACATTTCTTTTGTTGTACGCGTTGACCAGCGTACCCTGGAGCGTGAAGTGTGCCGGATCGATCTCAAAATCGTACGACGCGCTCAGGTCGAGACTTTGATAACCCGGAAGCCTTGATGTGTTCAGGCTGCCGAATAAGACCTGGCTGGATAGGGCCTGGCCGGTGTAATCAGGCAAGTTGTGGGGATTAATTTGAGCGAGCCCGAAATATCCGTCGACCGGAGTATACGGAAGCCCGCCCGAGAACTTCCACCTCGCTCTCAGCCAGAACTTCCTGAGCAGCTGCATGCCCGCGGAGATGTTCAACTGATGGCGAAGGTCATATCGTGGGAAATATGTCAAGCCGTCGAACATTCTAGTTGTGCGGCTGAATGAATAGCTCCCTTCAAGATAAGAGCTCTCCCCTGCGTCGTATCTGAAACTCACGTCCGCACCGTACGCTTCTCCCCTTCCGAATATGAAGTCGTTCTCATATTCGTACACCTTGTCCCGGTTAACCGCAACTAAATTCCTGAAATCCTTGTAGTAAACTTCTATTCTTGCGGAAGTGAGAACGTTTGGATTCAATTTGACCCCCAGTACGTACTGAGTCGATTGCTCATCCCCGCTCCCTTCAGGAAGAGGAGCGATGACGTCGAAAGGAGTGAATACCATATTTTCGTCGTTCAGATTCATCAGTCTCTGGTGATAGATCCCACATGTGGCATAGACGGAAACGGGTTCTCCGAAATCGTACCCGAGCGTAATCCGGGGTTCCGCTATGTAACCATTCGGCTCACCGGCGAGGTCCTCGAATGCCCTCTGGAGATCTGATCGGAGTCCCAGCTCGAATGATAGTCCGCCTGCAAAATGGAAATTGTATTTTGCCCAGACCTGCGGTTCGGTCTCCGAGAGCGATTGCTGTATCACGGTGCCGTACTTATTAGTAAAAGTGTAATTATACGTGGGGAAATTGAATAACAGTCCGATGTTGAACTCGTTCCGAGCTATCGAATACGACGTTACCTCCGCGTACAACGAGGGGCTCGACACTTCGCTGAGCTGGTAGCTGAGATACTGTGCATCTTTCGGAAGTTGCTCCGCCTTGTATGTTGAAGTCGAGATCGAAAATCTCATGTCGTACTGGTCGCCTACTAGATAGCTGCCGGAAACCGCTGCGGAGTTGTTGGTCCACCTGAAATCCGGCTCGGAGCTGTTGGAACCGGAGATCATATCCGCATTAGTCAGGAATTCTGCGGAGACATGTCCCGTTCCAAATGATTCCACTGTGGCTTTTGCAAAACCGTCGTAGAAGTCGAAAGGGAGTCCGAGTCCATAGAATTTTTGAAGAGCGTCCTGGAACAACGGGCGGCGGTAAAATAGCACGAAGCTTGTGTTTCCTCCCGACGAAAACGGACCGGTTAGAGAAAAATCCGACGAGAGAAGGTCGAGCGTGCCCTTCGCTCTGTAATTGTATCTATCGCCGTCGATCGTCTGAATGTCGAATACTGACGACAGTCTTCCGCCATACTGCGCCTGGAATCCTCCGGTACTGAAATCCGCGACCTTAACTATCATCGGGTCCACAAAACTAAACAACCCGAACGCATGCGACAGGTTGTAGATCTGCATGCCGTCGATGAGAACAAGGTTCTGATCCGGACCTCCTCCCCTTACATAGTACTGGCTGGAAATTCCGCTGACTGTGACGACACCCGGAAGCTGCGTGACATATTGTACAACGTCATTCTTGAACATGCCGACATTTCTCTGCAGTTCTCCGGAAGTTATAATCGTTGTGCCCGCGACTTTCGCACCGCCGACGTATGACTCTCCGGTGACCTCAACAGCCGGCATTGTCTTGGGAGACTCAGGGATCGCGAGGCGAACGGTAGTCGATTCCTTCAACGAATCAGGGAGTTCGAAATCTTTCGAC contains these protein-coding regions:
- the pbpC gene encoding penicillin-binding protein 1C, translating into MRRLIRLLRLRPLESGVMIAAAAFIFSFFVPIPEEDLSPLPVISMRITDRNDRTLREVLSDQGGRAYWLRPDEIPKHLIDATIAAEDRYFYSHPGINPFSIARAFVQDIRSRRFVAGGSTITQQVVRNIYHEPRTIFGKMIEGWRAIRLEKTISKKDIIVEYLNRVPYGNGTYGIEAASRLYFGMPAAHLSLAQSAFLAGLPNSPSMSNPYKGIDKAKRRQLIILKRMLSENYITKEECGRAADERIILQDPDRQLRAPHFTEMVLNSIPADERSRISSIRTTLDYEIQNTVEILLKGHIASLRKSHVTNGSVVVIDNLTGEVIALAGSVDYFDSLHDGQFNGALAKRQPGSALKPFVYGLALEAGMTAAEVLPDIPFAAPTQNGTFVPQNYDRRFHGPVRLRTALGCSYNVPAVRVADKLGLDAVLAKFHDAGLASLDRPASYYGLGLALGDGEVTLLELTRAYSMLARSGNYIPDKIILAIRNINGVEKPFTSPDSSVPAGVARSVFSPQVAYIITSILSDEDARAPAFGIDSPVSLPFPCAVKTGTSKDYKDNWTVGFTPRWTVGVWAGNFDAKPMRTISGITGAGMLFRDVMLYLEQSGNWSGFRVPEGIVHVKVCALSGKLPGNACTGTMDEVFIRGTEPTETCDMHLKILVDARTGEPARGPIRGRSLLTETIEVLPPSYDSWLEQREEGRRNRLPVPGPRARLGTPVSSTGDLQRPAAVEFGISAPENGAVFKIDPSLRREFQMLDVAVVAGPAYHDVKLLVDGKLYAELSDTKIARWALLPGGHAFSIIAERKNKTVRSSTVRITVN
- a CDS encoding TonB-dependent receptor — its product is MTIKGSVVDSASGERIPYATVSIVGTSIGTVADINGYFFLRNVKPEQTRLRASAIGYRSKDFELPDSLKESTTVRLAIPESPKTMPAVEVTGESYVGGAKVAGTTIITSGELQRNVGMFKNDVVQYVTQLPGVVTVSGISSQYYVRGGGPDQNLVLIDGMQIYNLSHAFGLFSFVDPMIVKVADFSTGGFQAQYGGRLSSVFDIQTIDGDRYNYRAKGTLDLLSSDFSLTGPFSSGGNTSFVLFYRRPLFQDALQKFYGLGLPFDFYDGFAKATVESFGTGHVSAEFLTNADMISGSNSSEPDFRWTNNSAAVSGSYLVGDQYDMRFSISTSTYKAEQLPKDAQYLSYQLSEVSSPSLYAEVTSYSIARNEFNIGLLFNFPTYNYTFTNKYGTVIQQSLSETEPQVWAKYNFHFAGGLSFELGLRSDLQRAFEDLAGEPNGYIAEPRITLGYDFGEPVSVYATCGIYHQRLMNLNDENMVFTPFDVIAPLPEGSGDEQSTQYVLGVKLNPNVLTSARIEVYYKDFRNLVAVNRDKVYEYENDFIFGRGEAYGADVSFRYDAGESSYLEGSYSFSRTTRMFDGLTYFPRYDLRHQLNISAGMQLLRKFWLRARWKFSGGLPYTPVDGYFGLAQINPHNLPDYTGQALSSQVLFGSLNTSRLPGYQSLDLSASYDFEIDPAHFTLQGTLVNAYNKRNVFYINNITGDVVYQLPTIFNLSLSWGI